aactgaattttaatttaaaatttgtaatctTAAATAAAGAGTAATACCGTCCATGTTTGGTATAGAAGGATTATGTTTAGAGTCATTTGAAAATCTGATTGGAATAATTTGATATGGATTGAAAAAGATTGAAAATCGTTAAATTTTGAATAGCTTTATTAAAGCTTAATAAATGCAGAATCTAAACACAGAAGCATCAAACGACAAGAATTCTGGAAGTAAATATGAGAGGCAAAATGCCCAGTCGATCTCTTTCATGCAAAAACAAGATCTCAATCTAATTAAGTATTAAACCTAGTGCATCTGGTCACTAATTGTTTCTAGAACTATTTGTTACTGAACGTTAAACACCCATCAAACCGAGCATTTAAAAAACagttaattgaatcaaatgatttatgcatgaactattatcaTAAGATTCAGATAGAACCAGCCAGTTCacgcaagtttcaagtatatgctcgTTTGATGTGAAAATCAGACGAGATTAATGTTAATCCATTTTAGTGAAATTTCCATGTGCAAGACGAAATCAAATTATATCAGTAGAATTTTATATGGCATTACTAGTAAATTTACGAAATCCGATAGgtggaaatgaaaataaaataaacaccatGACCATTCAGATGCCGACACATTTTTTGTTTTCCATATCTCTGAGTAGCTATAGAAATAACCGGTTATATTCTGTATATTttactttatcatatgtttagtagtaaatacagtagttttgcatacttgataaatagcctgctgtttaatccacatcgcgcaactttgatgcgcaccctttatcgcataccctttatcacaccctaccctttatcgcataccctttatcacacccctacttttttttttttttttttttacataaagttagtttggtttttttttgcttaagaaaaattttcctcaaaataggtcatttttttgaatgacgtcattgtttggtatgtcacgtcacgaacgtcaagttttcatattgtatgtgacgtaacgaacgtcaagttttatatttttttggcacactaaatgcaactataaaaaatacaaataaaattgagaatggaaatggggaatgtgtcaaagagacaacaacccgaccaaatgaaaaacaaaaaacaacagcagagggtcaccaacaggtcttcaatgtagcaagaaattcccgcacccggaggcgtccttcagctggcccctaaacaaatatatactagtccagtgataatgaacgccatactaatttccaaattgtacacaagaaactaaaattaaaataatacaagactaacaaaggccagaggctcctgacttgggacaggcgcaaaaatgcggcggggttaaatatgtttgtgagatctcaaccctccccctatacctctaaccaatgtagaaaagtaaacgcataacaatacgcacattaaaattcagttcaagagaagtccgagtctgatgtcagaagatgtaaccaaagaaaataaacaaaatgacaataatacataaataacaacagactactagcagttaactgacatgccagctccagacttcaattaaactgactgaaagattatgatttcatcatatgaacatcaggcacaatccttcccgttaggggtttagtatcataccatcataacatatatgagaagaacataacccgtgtcatgccaacaactgtttttagaataaatgtgtttagttccgatgcaaagaccttatcagtgactcaatattaacgccaaaatatgcaatctttaatgacttgataacagtatcgtaattatatcccttcttaataagtctatttaaaggttttgtaagtttctgaggtgaatactgacacctttgtgctttataaagaatatttccataaaaaattggatgtgaaatacctgaacgtattagaagtctgcatgttgagctatatttacgaatgatgtctttataccgatgataaaatttagtaaatgtttttactagtttgtgatatcgaaaaccctggtgtaataatttttcagtaatacataaatttcgctcgttaaaatctaaaacattgttacatacacgtgcgaatcgtacaagttgagatatataaacaccgtaagatggtgacaagggaacgtcaccatctaaaaacggataattaacgataggaaatgaaaaatcatcccttttatcataaattttagtattcagctttccattagtgatatagatatcaagatcgagaaaagggcagtggtcattgttagtattagctttatttaaagtaagttcaacaggataaatttcattaatatacatactgaagtcgtcattattgagagccaaaatatcatccaaatatctaaaagtattattaaatttgtttatcagatgttgtttcgatgggtttttgcttatttttgtcaaaaacacacaaataaatacaataataaacaaaatattttaaaaacaaacccaggtgcttcggataagtaattgagcagttcttttaaggcctttgaaacaagacaaaagtagaactgaaggtaacccattGCTATGGATGAGaaaacatataatataatactcttctgttgaaatatatgataaagcgtataatacatggcaaaatccgcatcacatgccgtatcaccctcgaccaatatcatccctcgggcctaaaggcccttgggctgatattgatgtctcgggatgatacgacatacgatacggattttgccatgtattattctctatatataacTTCACACGTTTACGGTCACATTCTAGGCGTATCGATCAACTTTGTAGCCATTGccatttatctaaaaaaaaacaaggatggtgacatatgagtttctatacgtgtatTGATTCAATATGCAATCCTGAATATTATGTTAGTAgttgtttttctccgtatatatAAGAACATAGCCATACATTGGACAATCTAAAAAGGTAAGCAGAAAAAGGGCATTTTCCCTATGTAATATAACTTTATACGAAACATCATTGTAAAAATGGCACAGTtgtagccgtaaaaggagttctttttgggaaattgcattgtctatatttacaggaATACAATCTATAGAAAATACATTCTATGCTCCCTACCAATGATTTAGATTTGTCAAGACATTTCAGATTTGTTCTTGGTTTATTCTTAAACATGGAAGAATTAGTATCAAATGTTTCACTTTCAAGAAATAACAAATATCGAATGAGACAAAACCTATAAACAACTTACGCTAGGTAATTCAtagaattgtttacatttttgatgtAAAGATATTATGTAATATCCATATAATTCAATTCAATGATTATTCAAATTTGAATTCAATTGTACGTTTTAATGTATCTTCAGTTGTTCTAAAGACAGACGTAAAAACAGAAAGAATGAGTGCTTCAATAATTAGTTCAATACTGTGAGATGTTCAGAGTCACTCTCTGTAAATATCAAAGGATTCAAAAAAATTTGGAAATGGGTGGATTCAGAATTTTACCAAACTTTTAGAAAATGGTAATGTATTGCATCAATACatacaaaaaaagtttttacTCCAAAAAAATATTCGGTTGCCATGGTAGCCACCATCAAAGATTTTCccgaaaaatttcaattttttactcttatttttcttgaattttcaACATTTTCCCATTCAATTCACTTTAAATGTGTTCAGTAAGTAcaaactattttatattttcgtaAACAACTAACcttgccttttaaaaaaaaatcaaagttttggaaaaatatttttgcaatttataaaatttagtctttgttaaaaagggggaattaccattttttcaaaaattgtaaaaaacgAAATTTTCTCAATCTTTGACgaataattacaaaaaattgcagcatatttttttttttaaatcttgccATTTATTGATAACTATGTCTTATCTGCAATTTCAAGAAAAATTAGAGTGGTAatatttgatttaacaaaaaaaaaaattttgaaaattgggGATAAATTAGGTTTTTATTTATCTTGCTTGCCAATTTCAGGTAAAAATTATCAAGTGTTAACAATATTACAGCCAAAATATGCTTTGAACAATGAATATCAGTGTGCCATACATAACCATGACATGTTTTcttacaattaatttttttttttaattttgaggcTCAAAAGGGGATATATTAGCTCATTATCAGCTGATTATCTTCACAACATACTAAGAACCTTTTTAAAACGAAAAGGATAAtcggaaattatttttttctttttatttagttgATGATATGACTGTTTAAAcacttttattttacaaaatagcCTATAAGTGAGGCTTTATAAGGGCGAACATATATTTAAGCCTATAGGAGCCTCACGGTAAAACAAATcttgtaaaaatgaatgaatttgctgcattaaaaatatttttttagtcttcAGTGTTTTTTTGTTCTCCTATAGTTATCTTATTCAGTTTTGTGGAACTTAAAAAATCAAGTTACTTTGATGGAATTACTATACCTTTCTTTTACAATGAATGAAATGCTGGTTCAAACTATCTATATTCTGGATtataacaaatcaggtaaaaaGAATTAAATGGCCTGTTTTTTACTCGAGGTGTGCCTTAACTTAAAGTAAAATGAGTGGAGATCTTTAAATCATCTAAAACAGACAAcctttttttctcactttttgtattttattttcatgatgATGTAAAATATGTATGTCCTTTGGAAATGCACTTTTACTTAGTAAAATAAATGACAACAAAGTAAATAACAAGAAGAAATtttatttgaagaagaaaaatgcATTCATAATGACATATGGTTAAATATCAATTCAGAACTATATGCATATTCAggcattttgtaaattatttattacatGAAAGATTGTTGACTTTCATATATCTGATGTTTGAGGGAGATACTAAACTTTAGTGTGATATAATTCTATGTGAtacatttattagatttataaaaaaagatcaGCATggtattatttaaaaacaattcaataatAATACTGCTTGTAAGCAGATACAGtttgactttgaaaaacaatacaaaattacCTGGTTCTACTGCCTCAATAACTAGATAACCTAACtaaaaacatttttcataaaaacAGTAGATGTGTTGGAGACAAAACATGACTACAGAATTCTCATTCCACTAAGCATTGCTAAGGCACTTTTGAAAAGCTGTCcttattttaatatgtttgtatCATATCAAGTTATCTCTTTGATACATATATTCCTGCAAAATGTTActagtttataaaaataaaagtcacATCTTTCTGATCAAAGTTTTTTTAagaaatcattttacaaaatacaGATTTGgtcaatttttacattttatataatttttctattaattttttattttgtatgaggctaatgcaataaaaaatatcttaaattttatcaaGTGATGCTATTTCCTGTGCATTATACATTATATAACAGATTCTTGCCAGAGGCATGAACTGCTTAGATGCCAATATGATTTTCAAGGAATaaatttagttctattataaaacAATTCTTCAAAACTTTAATCATATATTCTTCTAATCACTAAAATTATATTGGTATACATATCATAAGCAAGGTTATTGACTGATTATCTAAACAAGactgtgtccaaagtacacgattGCCCCACTCACaccattattttctatgttcaatcgaccatgaaattggataaaaaatataataagacattaaattagaaagataatatcataaggatcatgtgtactcagtttcaagttgattggacttcaacttcatcaaaaattttaacctgaaacatgcactttcatgtgaaattggggtcaaaattttaatttggtttaaaaattataaaagattatatcataaggaacatgagtactaagtttcaagttgattggactacaacttcatcaaaaactaccttgaccacaaacttaaacctgaagcgggacagacgcacggacagacaaacgaacggacagacagacgaacagacaagaaaacataatgcccctctactatcatacatgtcataggtggggcataaaaaagaagcCCATTATTAGTAAAATGTTTTCCCCAAATCAATAAGCACTCATAttgaattgtatatatatatattttctttcttataTAAAGGTATCAGTAatcattttcacaaaaaaaaaattgtaagtcaTGAATAATTCAGTATACTAACCATcaaattaatttgtaaatattttttatgaaacaggTTACAGATTTTTTGTTGATCCCAATGCTTTCAAAGTAATAAGTGGACAAAAAAcccaaaaaatctattttattttctatcCTATCTAAATAAGATTTATTTCACTTTGTTTCTAATGGATTAGTGTGATATTGGGTACAGTAGGTTAATTCCCATGTAATCATTATTATTCTCTATAaaaagtgtgtatttttttcaaaaaatatgtgAGTAAAAACATCTCATTGTTAAGTAAACAACTGTTCAAATCAGGACAGTTCAACTTCAATATTTGTAATCAGTTGTTCTTGGACTGCTGAATTTTTCCTGTAATACctagaaaaaaaactaataatttgTTGGGAAGTTAAAAATTCCTCTAACAAAAACAGTCTCTTCCCATCATCTCCTTTAACAGTTTTCATATCGGCTGCAACTTTTTCAGGATCTTCCTTTCGACCGGTGACTACACCTTTATTAAATTTCTcaacaagatattttttttgtttatcattgAACCTTTTGCATTTTCTTTCTTCTTTCATTGCCCATCCTTTTGATAGTTTAATATCATGGCATACAGAAGACACACAGTCCATTAAGATGGGCAAACTATTGGTGGCATGTAGTTTTTCCAGATAAGTGGTTTTCACCACATCAACAGATGATCTGTCTGGTAATCTTAACTGACAATCCCCAATCAGCATATGTCCTTCCATACTTTCATATGTTGGAAATGAAAGTATACACTCTTCATTTTGACATGAAAATGTGCCATCTGATATCTCCGTCCTACTTGAGGTATTTGAGTGGTGGTTCAGCGAATGAAATGGAATATCACAGGAGTCTTCTTTGATCATTATTGTTGGGATTATATTAGAATCAATCTGTATGTGTTTtcctatgaaataaaataaaatgtatcttactttttataaaagtataatatgttaaatgttaatataaaaaagaagatgtgatatgattgccaatgagagaactattgacaaaagaccaaaaagacacagacattaacaattatcggtaacggtacggccttcaacaatgagcaaagccccataccgcatagtcagctataaaaggccccgataagacaatggaAAACTATTCAAGCACGGTTCAACTGTAGTTTGTTAACCCTAGTTTTGGATACTGTATAGTGCTGGTAGTGATAAGCATTATTTGCTTATGATTTAATTTATGATGCAACACATATTTTCTTATTGGGTGTTGTTTTTTATATCAGCTCATAAACTGGATTGTATAATGTGACTGTAATGTTATCATTgttaatcatgatttatttgtTGAAAATGGAACATAAAGGAATGatggatatatttttttctttctatccGAAATACCCTTGTAAATGTGGAGCACACTTTTAAATAACCCTATATATGTATCATTCAGTGAGCACAATATTATTCCTTCATAGACAGAAACATTATCAATGACATTCCTGATATATAGCAATAGAATAATCTGTGGATGTTGTTGATTCATGtcccttttttttataatttttattcttacaattttaaaaattaaagggttatttttctcaattgaattgtgtcttatttttcttgttggACTTATCatattctcattgttgaaggctgtaggaTTGCCTATTATTGCTTAAATTTTGCTTGtgtaattgacaatcataccacatctccttagttTTATATCAAGTTTTgtgtaaacatgataaaagaatagaaaatataCAAAGTGCATCACAGCACATCTTAACTAAATAAATATCATGTGAACTGGACACTTTCTGTCAattttttgaaatgataaatgtaacatAACTTATCAATGTGATTTCAgaaatgtttttataaaactagaggctctaaagagcctgtgtcgctcaccttggtctatgtgcatattaaacaaagaacacaaatggtttcatgacaaaattgtattttggtgatggtgatgtgtttgaagttcttactttactgaacattcttgcttcttacaattatatctataatgaactttgcccattagtaacagagaaaaatatttggtaaaaatttacataaatttaccaaattaatgaaaattgttaaaaattgactataaagggcaataactccttaaggggtcaattgaccatttaggtcatgtggacttatttgtagatcttactttgatgaacattatcgctgtttacagtttatcgctatctataatagtattcaagataataaccaaaaacagcaaaatttctttaaaaattaccaattggagggcagcaacccaataaccagttgtcctattcatttgaatatttcagggcagatatatattgacttaattaacaatttaactccttgtcagatttcctctaaatgatttgggtttcagagttataggcaaaaaactacattttacccctgttctatttttagccgtggtggccatcttggttggatggccaggtcatcggacacatttttcaaacaaggtacctcaaagatgactGTGGCCaggtttgaattaatttggcccagcagtttcagaggagaagatttttgtaaaagataactaagatttacgaaaaatggttaaaatttgactataaagggcaataactcctaaaggggtcaactgaccatttcggtcatgtcgacttatttgtaaatcttactttgatgaacattattgctgtttacagttgatctctatctataataatattcaagataataaccaaaaacagcaaaatttcctcaaaattaccaattcaggggcagcaacccaacaacaggttgaccgattcatctgaaaatttcagggcagatagatcttgacctgacaaacatttttactccatgtcagagttcctctaaatgttttggtttttgagttataagccataaactgcattttacccctatgttctatttttagccgtggcggccatcttggttggttgaccaggtcacgccacacattttttaaactagataccccaaagataattgtggccaactttggattaatttggcccattagtttcagaggagaagatttttgtaaaagattacttagatttatgaaaaatggttaaaaattgactataaagggcaataactccttaaggggtcaactgaccatttaggtcatgttgacttaatctaactttgctgaacattattgctgtttacagtttatctctatctataataatattcaagataataaccaaaaacggcaaaaatttcctcaaaattaccaattcaggggcagcaacccaacaacaggttgaccgattcatctgaaaatttcagggcagatagatcttgacctgataaacatttataccccatcagatttgctctaaatgctttggtttttgagt
The window above is part of the Mytilus edulis chromosome 6, xbMytEdul2.2, whole genome shotgun sequence genome. Proteins encoded here:
- the LOC139528159 gene encoding uncharacterized protein gives rise to the protein MKKTSIPSISAINNFQFDSTGIHTWKAFNIGPGKHIQIDSNIIPTIMIKEDSCDIPFHSLNHHSNTSSRTEISDGTFSCQNEECILSFPTYESMEGHMLIGDCQLRLPDRSSVDVVKTTYLEKLHATNSLPILMDCVSSVCHDIKLSKGWAMKEERKCKRFNDKQKKYLVEKFNKGVVTGRKEDPEKVAADMKTVKGDDGKRLFLLEEFLTSQQIISFFSRYYRKNSAVQEQLITNIEVELS